In Magnetospirillum sp. XM-1, a single window of DNA contains:
- the argS gene encoding arginine--tRNA ligase: MNLFRYFREEIIKSVEAIVPGLDTSKVTAEPPRETSHGDVATNAAMVLTKAAGMKPRDLAEKIAAALRAHPAVSEVEVAGPGFINLRLADSFWFERLAEVLAAGVSYGQSEMGRRAKVNVEYVSANPTGPMHIGHARGAVFGDALALLLAKAGYDVTREYYVNDAGSQVDVLARSAHLRYREALGEVIGEIPEGLYPGEYLKPTGAALAAKYGASLKDKPEEEWLPLLRGFAVDSMLDMIKDDLAGLGVKHDVFVSERGLVDAGKVQDALDTLSAKGLIYEGVLEPPKGKLPDDWEARPQTLFKATEFGDDVDRPLKKSDGSWTYFASDIAYHLDKYRRGFGSMIDVWGADHGGYVKRMQAAVKAVSEGGGELDVKLCQMVNLLKGGQPYKMSKRAGTFVTLRDLVEAVGKDVVRFIMLTRKNDAHLDFDLDKVLEQSRDNPVFYVQYAHARCHSVMRHAAQMWPETVGHTPGVDVLARLTDPAELGLIRLLAGWPRLVESAAEAHEPHRVAFYLYDLAAAFHGLWNKGKDETRLRFLIEDDRELSLARLGLLRAVVGVIASGLGIFGVTPVEEMR; the protein is encoded by the coding sequence ATGAACCTGTTCAGATACTTCCGCGAAGAAATTATCAAGTCGGTCGAGGCTATCGTTCCCGGCCTCGACACCTCCAAGGTCACCGCCGAGCCGCCGCGCGAGACCAGCCACGGCGATGTCGCCACCAACGCCGCCATGGTGCTGACCAAGGCGGCGGGCATGAAGCCCCGCGACCTGGCGGAAAAGATCGCGGCGGCCTTGCGCGCCCATCCGGCGGTGTCCGAGGTGGAGGTGGCCGGTCCCGGCTTCATCAACCTGCGCCTGGCCGATTCCTTCTGGTTCGAGCGTCTGGCCGAGGTGCTGGCCGCCGGGGTGTCCTATGGCCAGTCGGAGATGGGCAGGCGCGCCAAGGTCAACGTGGAATACGTTTCCGCCAATCCCACCGGCCCCATGCATATCGGCCACGCCCGCGGCGCGGTGTTCGGCGACGCCCTGGCGCTGCTGCTGGCCAAGGCCGGTTACGACGTGACGCGGGAATACTACGTCAACGACGCCGGCTCCCAGGTGGACGTGCTGGCCCGTTCGGCCCATCTGCGCTACCGCGAGGCCCTGGGCGAGGTGATCGGCGAGATCCCCGAGGGCCTTTATCCCGGCGAGTATCTCAAGCCCACCGGCGCGGCGCTTGCCGCCAAGTACGGCGCGTCGCTGAAGGACAAGCCGGAGGAGGAGTGGCTGCCCCTGCTGCGCGGCTTCGCGGTGGACTCCATGCTGGACATGATCAAGGACGATCTGGCCGGCCTGGGGGTCAAGCACGACGTCTTCGTCTCCGAGCGCGGGCTGGTCGACGCCGGCAAGGTCCAGGACGCCCTGGACACCCTGTCGGCCAAGGGCCTGATCTACGAAGGCGTGCTGGAGCCCCCCAAGGGCAAGCTGCCCGACGATTGGGAGGCCCGGCCGCAAACCCTGTTCAAGGCCACCGAATTCGGCGACGACGTGGACCGTCCCTTGAAGAAGTCGGATGGCTCGTGGACCTATTTCGCCTCCGACATCGCCTATCACCTGGACAAGTACCGGCGCGGCTTCGGCTCCATGATCGACGTGTGGGGCGCCGATCACGGCGGCTACGTCAAGCGCATGCAGGCCGCCGTCAAGGCGGTGAGCGAGGGCGGCGGCGAGCTCGATGTCAAGCTGTGCCAGATGGTCAACCTGCTGAAGGGCGGCCAGCCCTACAAGATGAGCAAGCGGGCCGGCACCTTCGTCACGCTCCGCGATCTGGTCGAGGCGGTGGGCAAGGACGTGGTCCGCTTCATCATGCTGACCCGCAAGAACGACGCCCATCTGGACTTCGACCTGGACAAGGTGCTGGAGCAAAGCCGCGACAATCCGGTGTTCTACGTCCAGTACGCCCATGCCCGCTGCCACTCGGTGATGCGCCACGCGGCGCAGATGTGGCCGGAGACCGTGGGCCATACTCCGGGCGTGGACGTGCTGGCGCGCTTGACCGACCCGGCCGAGCTTGGTTTGATCAGGCTGCTGGCCGGCTGGCCGCGCCTGGTGGAAAGCGCGGCCGAGGCCCACGAACCGCATCGCGTCGCGTTCTATCTCTACGACCTGGCCGCCGCCTTCCACGGGCTGTGGAACAAGGGCAAGGACGAGACGAGGCTGCGGTTCCTGATCGAGGACGACCGCGAATTGTCGCTGGCCCGCCTGGGCCTGCTGCGCGCGGTGGTGGGGGTGATCGCCTCGGGGCTCGGCATCTTCGGTGTCACGCCCGTGGAAGAGATGCGGTAA
- a CDS encoding deoxyguanosinetriphosphate triphosphohydrolase, whose translation MTESRFHTLASYACRPEESRGRLHAEADSPTRSPFQRDRDRIIHSAAFRRLQYKTQVFVYHEGDNFRTRLTHSLEVSQIARSIARVLALDEDLAEALALAHDLGHTPFGHAGEDALQEVLAEYGGFDHNAQSLRIVTKLERRYVEFEGLNLTWETLEGLVKHNGPLTGPLAVKPGRVLPGAIAEYAQLHDLRLDSFAGVEAQVAALSDDIAYNNHDIDDGLRAGLFTIKDLADVPLVGPLFHQVAREYPDADPSLHIHEVVRRMIGIMILDLIEETRRRIAEFKPQSADEVRGLGRPLAAFSDSMRANDAALRQFLFTNMYRHFSVNRMTSKGRRVVKDLFRLLFAEPECLPPEWRRLADGKGTAKTARVVADYIAGMTDRFALDEHRRLFDLQEKP comes from the coding sequence ATGACCGAGTCCCGCTTTCATACCCTGGCGTCCTACGCCTGCCGGCCCGAGGAATCGCGTGGCCGCCTGCATGCGGAGGCGGACAGCCCGACCCGCTCGCCGTTCCAGCGCGACCGCGACCGCATCATCCATTCCGCCGCCTTCCGCCGCCTGCAATACAAGACCCAGGTGTTCGTCTATCACGAGGGCGACAATTTCAGGACGCGGCTGACCCATTCGCTGGAGGTGTCGCAGATCGCGCGCTCCATCGCGCGTGTCCTGGCCCTGGACGAGGATCTGGCCGAGGCGCTGGCGCTGGCCCACGATCTGGGCCACACCCCCTTCGGCCATGCCGGCGAGGACGCGCTGCAGGAGGTGCTGGCCGAATACGGCGGCTTCGACCACAACGCCCAGTCCTTGCGCATCGTCACCAAGCTGGAACGCCGCTACGTGGAGTTCGAGGGCCTCAACCTCACCTGGGAGACCCTGGAAGGCCTGGTCAAGCACAACGGCCCGCTGACCGGCCCGCTGGCGGTCAAGCCCGGCCGGGTGCTGCCCGGGGCCATCGCCGAATACGCCCAGCTGCACGACCTGCGCCTGGACAGTTTCGCCGGCGTGGAGGCCCAGGTGGCGGCGCTGTCCGACGACATCGCCTACAACAACCACGACATCGACGACGGCCTGCGCGCCGGTCTGTTCACCATCAAGGACTTGGCCGACGTTCCGCTGGTGGGGCCGCTGTTCCATCAGGTGGCCAGGGAATATCCCGATGCCGACCCCTCGCTCCATATTCACGAGGTGGTGCGCCGGATGATCGGCATCATGATCCTCGACCTGATCGAGGAGACCCGGCGCCGCATCGCCGAGTTCAAGCCGCAAAGCGCCGACGAGGTGCGCGGCCTGGGCCGGCCGCTGGCCGCCTTTTCCGACTCGATGCGCGCCAACGACGCGGCGCTGCGCCAGTTCCTGTTCACCAACATGTACCGCCACTTCAGCGTCAACCGCATGACCAGCAAGGGACGGCGCGTGGTGAAGGACCTGTTCCGCCTGCTGTTCGCCGAACCCGAATGCCTGCCGCCCGAATGGCGGCGTCTTGCCGATGGCAAGGGCACCGCCAAGACCGCCCGCGTGGTGGCCGATTATATCGCCGGCATGACCGACCGCTTTGCGCTCGACGAGCATCGCCGGCTGTTCGACCTGCAAGAGAAGCCCTGA
- a CDS encoding GGDEF domain-containing protein → MLDLHTMLVAVAVATSCCALARIVLYFLHPGMAGLGHWAWASVIGALSFAVAGTGAGMSEGWSLTLAHGLVVAGFCLVWDGFRRFLGRSGLPVRFYLGLGALAVVLIVSSHSAGSLYLRAGFNSALVAVISLAIARELLWCAPPHRLAMRLAGWVYLANALFFSVRGASIAFDLGFMAGTMSYGLTVVASMWWLCVTISVTLCMVLMAGERLQEELNHQASRDPLTGALNRRAFGALAEREVVRARRTGAPLSLLMIDMDHFKQINDRLGHAGGDEALMMFVSLAGRMLRAEDLLCRFGGEEFLALLPGSSTTEAMGVAERLRTAFTEQAKGLDGAGQLPFGITLSAGIAALAGDEGLEAAIRRADTALYRAKTVGRDRCELA, encoded by the coding sequence GTGCTTGATCTGCACACCATGCTGGTGGCGGTCGCGGTGGCGACCTCGTGCTGCGCCCTGGCCCGAATCGTCCTCTACTTCCTGCATCCCGGCATGGCCGGGCTGGGCCATTGGGCCTGGGCCAGCGTGATCGGAGCGCTGAGCTTCGCCGTGGCCGGGACGGGGGCGGGCATGTCCGAAGGCTGGTCCCTGACCCTGGCCCACGGGCTGGTGGTGGCGGGCTTTTGCCTGGTCTGGGACGGTTTTCGCCGTTTCCTGGGGCGAAGCGGCCTGCCGGTCCGGTTCTATCTCGGTCTCGGCGCCCTGGCCGTCGTGCTGATCGTCTCCTCCCATTCGGCCGGGTCGCTGTACCTGCGCGCCGGCTTCAATTCGGCCCTGGTGGCGGTCATCTCCCTGGCCATCGCCCGGGAATTGCTGTGGTGCGCGCCGCCCCATCGCCTCGCCATGCGCCTGGCGGGCTGGGTCTATCTGGCCAACGCCCTGTTCTTTTCGGTCCGCGGCGCCTCCATCGCCTTCGACCTGGGATTCATGGCCGGCACCATGTCCTATGGCCTGACCGTGGTCGCTTCCATGTGGTGGTTGTGCGTCACCATCTCGGTCACCCTGTGCATGGTGCTGATGGCCGGCGAGCGGCTGCAGGAAGAGCTGAACCACCAGGCCAGCCGCGACCCCTTGACCGGCGCCTTGAACCGCCGGGCCTTCGGTGCCCTGGCCGAAAGGGAGGTGGTCCGCGCGCGGCGCACCGGCGCGCCCTTGTCGCTGCTGATGATCGACATGGACCATTTCAAGCAGATCAACGACCGGCTGGGCCATGCCGGCGGCGACGAGGCCCTGATGATGTTCGTTTCCCTGGCGGGGCGCATGCTGCGGGCCGAGGACCTGCTTTGCCGCTTCGGCGGCGAGGAATTCCTGGCCCTGCTGCCGGGCAGTTCGACCACTGAGGCCATGGGGGTGGCCGAGCGTCTGCGCACCGCCTTCACCGAGCAGGCCAAGGGGCTGGACGGAGCGGGCCAGCTGCCCTTCGGGATCACCTTGAGCGCCGGCATCGCCGCCCTGGCCGGGGACGAGGGGTTGGAGGCGGCCATCCGCCGCGCCGATACCGCGCTGTACCGCGCCAAGACCGTGGGGCGCGACCGCTGCGAATTGGCCTGA
- the erpA gene encoding iron-sulfur cluster insertion protein ErpA, translated as MAEVEHNYAARISVTESAAERVQTLIKMEGKPNMMLRLGVSGGGCSGFSYGISLDDQIGDEDRLFSEFGITVVIDQTSLDMLDGSVVDYVEDLAGSSFQIKNPNATSTCGCGSSFSV; from the coding sequence ATGGCCGAGGTCGAACACAATTACGCCGCCCGCATCAGCGTCACCGAAAGTGCCGCCGAGCGCGTCCAGACCCTGATCAAGATGGAAGGCAAGCCCAACATGATGCTGCGCCTGGGCGTTTCCGGCGGCGGCTGCTCGGGCTTTTCCTACGGCATTTCGCTCGACGACCAGATCGGCGACGAAGACCGCCTGTTCAGCGAATTCGGCATCACCGTGGTGATCGACCAGACCTCGCTGGACATGCTGGACGGCTCGGTGGTGGATTACGTCGAGGATCTGGCCGGCTCGTCCTTCCAGATCAAGAACCCCAACGCCACCTCGACCTGCGGCTGCGGCAGTTCGTTCTCGGTGTAA
- a CDS encoding PAS domain S-box protein: protein MADGKRVNSRFKLLRYYSMASAVALTITASVLVALYRSDQVDEFLLSTEADNTRLTTSFANTFWRQFQPFFVSASNIPAEPLRRRGELRALDIAFESLSAGLPILKIRVYDGRGRAIYSSIRAEVGEDFSINPGVRKAVEQGASWTVMTFRPQMPALDGQSADRWVVETGIPVTGELGQVVGALELYSDATPSMDRLRLNVWRLGGLVAAILAGLYLILFLIVRRADRIIRMQHQEVEGAREALRAKEERFRAIADYTFDWESWLDQDGRLRWVNPAVERLAGYSIEQCLAMEDYPLPMIYEGDRAEIRRLRQSALTGNFESGVEFRLVCRNGLVKWVMASFQPIFDDSGAIMGTRWSIHDITDRKRAEQRLRESEVRFRSVTQTAADAIISVNGQGDIVSWNVGAERIFGYAEAEVLGSNVTMILPEAYRQRHEDGLRRAVATGDAPILGVPSLFEGLRRDGQVFPVELTLSRWDMDNGAFFTAILRDVTERKMAEQELAERTAELERSNAELQQFAYVASHDLQEPLRTVTSFLQLLRRRYDGALDDNAREYIHFAADGAARMHRLITDLLVYSRVSTHGRTFEKVKMEAVLDLVLTNLGAAIEEAGAEITRDPMPDVDADQIQMVSLLQNLVGNAIKYRAPGTVPRVHVGAVRDGENWTFSVQDNGIGIDPKYFDRVFVIFQRLHARGEYEGTGIGLAVAKKIVERHGGRIWLESEPGRGSTFHFTLPVCHPRKG, encoded by the coding sequence GTGGCAGACGGCAAACGCGTCAACTCCAGGTTCAAGCTGCTGCGCTACTATTCCATGGCCAGCGCGGTGGCGCTGACCATCACGGCCTCGGTACTGGTCGCCCTTTACCGCAGCGATCAGGTAGACGAGTTCCTGTTGTCGACGGAAGCGGACAACACCCGCTTGACCACCTCCTTCGCCAACACGTTCTGGCGCCAGTTTCAGCCATTTTTCGTGTCTGCATCCAATATTCCGGCCGAGCCGCTGAGGCGTCGCGGCGAGCTGCGCGCGCTCGACATCGCCTTCGAAAGCCTGTCTGCCGGTCTGCCCATCCTGAAGATCCGCGTCTATGACGGCCGGGGCCGCGCCATCTATTCCTCCATCCGCGCCGAAGTGGGCGAGGATTTTTCGATCAACCCTGGGGTGCGTAAGGCGGTGGAGCAGGGCGCGTCCTGGACGGTCATGACCTTCAGGCCGCAAATGCCCGCCCTGGACGGGCAATCGGCCGACCGCTGGGTGGTGGAGACCGGCATTCCGGTGACCGGCGAACTGGGGCAGGTGGTCGGAGCGCTGGAGCTCTATTCCGACGCCACCCCGTCCATGGATCGGCTGCGGTTGAACGTCTGGCGCTTAGGGGGGCTGGTGGCGGCCATCCTGGCGGGACTCTACCTGATCCTGTTTCTCATCGTGCGGCGCGCCGACCGCATCATCCGGATGCAGCACCAGGAGGTGGAAGGAGCCCGCGAGGCGCTGCGGGCCAAGGAAGAGCGCTTCCGCGCCATCGCCGACTACACCTTCGACTGGGAATCCTGGCTGGACCAGGACGGCAGGCTGCGTTGGGTCAATCCGGCGGTGGAGCGTCTGGCCGGCTATTCCATCGAGCAATGCCTGGCCATGGAAGACTACCCGCTGCCCATGATCTACGAGGGCGACCGGGCCGAGATCCGGCGTCTGCGGCAATCGGCGCTGACCGGCAATTTCGAGAGCGGCGTGGAGTTCCGGCTGGTCTGCCGCAACGGTCTGGTCAAATGGGTGATGGCCAGCTTCCAGCCCATTTTCGACGACAGCGGGGCGATCATGGGCACCCGCTGGAGCATCCATGACATCACCGACCGCAAGCGGGCCGAGCAGCGCTTAAGGGAATCCGAGGTGCGCTTCCGTTCGGTGACCCAGACGGCCGCCGACGCCATCATCTCGGTGAACGGGCAGGGCGACATCGTGTCGTGGAACGTGGGGGCCGAGCGCATCTTCGGCTACGCCGAGGCCGAGGTGCTGGGCTCCAACGTCACCATGATCCTGCCCGAGGCCTACCGGCAGAGGCACGAGGACGGGTTGCGCCGCGCCGTTGCCACGGGCGACGCGCCGATCCTCGGCGTTCCCTCGCTGTTCGAAGGGTTGCGGCGCGACGGACAAGTGTTTCCGGTGGAGCTGACCCTGTCGCGCTGGGACATGGATAACGGCGCCTTCTTCACCGCCATCCTGCGCGACGTCACCGAGCGCAAGATGGCCGAGCAGGAACTGGCCGAGCGCACCGCCGAACTGGAACGCTCCAACGCCGAATTGCAGCAATTCGCCTATGTCGCCTCCCACGACCTGCAAGAGCCCCTGCGCACGGTGACCAGCTTCCTGCAATTGCTGCGGCGGCGCTACGACGGGGCGCTCGACGACAATGCCCGCGAATACATCCACTTCGCCGCCGACGGCGCGGCGCGCATGCACCGGCTGATCACCGATCTTCTGGTCTATTCCCGCGTCTCCACCCACGGACGAACCTTCGAGAAGGTCAAGATGGAGGCGGTGCTGGACCTGGTCCTGACCAATCTGGGCGCCGCCATCGAGGAAGCCGGCGCCGAGATCACCCGCGACCCGATGCCCGACGTGGACGCGGACCAGATCCAGATGGTCAGTCTGTTGCAGAACCTGGTGGGGAACGCCATAAAGTACAGGGCGCCCGGGACGGTTCCGCGCGTTCATGTCGGGGCGGTGCGGGATGGGGAAAACTGGACGTTTTCGGTGCAGGACAATGGAATCGGCATCGATCCCAAGTATTTCGACCGCGTCTTCGTCATCTTCCAGCGCCTGCATGCCAGGGGCGAGTACGAAGGTACCGGCATCGGCCTGGCGGTGGCCAAGAAGATCGTCGAGCGCCACGGCGGGCGGATCTGGCTGGAATCCGAGCCGGGGCGGGGAAGCACCTTCCATTTCACCCTGCCGGTTTGTCACCCGCGCAAGGGCTAG
- a CDS encoding exodeoxyribonuclease III, translating into MGLRIATWNVNSVRARLGNVLEWLNAFAPDVVLLQEIKCQDHDFPRLEIEAAGYRAAVHGQKSYNGVAILSRLPMSDVVCRLPGDEADEQARYIEATIAGWRLASLYLPNGNPAPGDKFDYKLAWMARLKRHAETLLAAGTPFALGGDFNICPNDDDVYDPPNWRGDALCRPDSRAAFRSIVNLGLTEAFRALHPDEKGRYSFWDYQAGAWQRDEGLRIDHFLLSPQAADRLRACDIDKGPRAREKASDHTPVWIELD; encoded by the coding sequence ATGGGCCTGCGCATCGCCACCTGGAACGTCAATTCAGTGCGGGCCCGCCTGGGCAACGTGCTCGAATGGCTGAACGCCTTCGCCCCCGACGTGGTGCTGCTGCAAGAGATCAAGTGCCAGGACCACGACTTTCCCCGCCTGGAGATCGAAGCCGCCGGCTATCGCGCCGCCGTTCACGGCCAGAAGAGCTATAACGGCGTCGCCATCCTGTCGCGGCTGCCCATGAGCGACGTCGTCTGCCGCCTGCCCGGCGACGAGGCCGACGAACAGGCCCGCTACATCGAGGCGACCATCGCCGGCTGGCGTCTGGCCTCCCTTTATCTCCCCAACGGCAATCCCGCTCCGGGTGACAAGTTCGACTACAAGCTGGCGTGGATGGCGCGGTTGAAGCGCCATGCAGAAACCCTGCTGGCGGCGGGAACGCCCTTCGCCCTGGGCGGCGACTTCAACATCTGCCCCAATGACGACGACGTCTACGACCCGCCCAACTGGCGGGGTGACGCGCTGTGCCGCCCCGACAGCCGCGCCGCCTTCCGCTCCATCGTCAACCTTGGGCTGACAGAGGCGTTCCGCGCCCTGCATCCCGATGAGAAGGGCCGCTATTCCTTCTGGGATTATCAGGCCGGCGCCTGGCAGCGGGACGAAGGCTTGCGCATCGACCATTTCCTGCTGTCGCCCCAGGCCGCCGACCGCCTGCGGGCCTGTGACATCGACAAGGGACCGAGGGCCAGGGAAAAGGCCTCGGACCACACGCCGGTGTGGATCGAGCTGGATTAG
- a CDS encoding bacteriohemerythrin, whose protein sequence is MGVTWSERMSVGVPLLDSDHKTLIGLINHLQRSIGDDEEYASVGSVLQALDEYAAHHFAREEKMMEACRYPLLSQHHGTHDNFTAKVAGFKARYTEDKTSVRARDCLTFLNSWLIDHICTTDMNYRSWMIGHPGAEAAAQRVTLTGGGTARAAQVDWSKLRVLLVDDNVNFCEILRTILGSVGVATISAVHDLASAKAVIGQERLDIVVSDWHVGEESGLDLVKWVRRGPPDQARLPVLILSGHERMANRDLALLAGADEFMEKPISARNLLLGVARLVGKAA, encoded by the coding sequence ATGGGGGTGACGTGGAGCGAGAGGATGAGCGTCGGCGTGCCGTTGCTCGATTCCGACCACAAGACCCTCATCGGCCTGATCAATCACCTGCAGCGCTCCATCGGCGACGACGAGGAATACGCGTCGGTGGGCAGCGTGCTGCAGGCGCTTGACGAATACGCCGCCCATCACTTCGCCCGCGAGGAAAAGATGATGGAGGCCTGCCGCTATCCGCTGCTGTCCCAGCATCACGGCACCCACGACAATTTCACCGCCAAGGTCGCCGGCTTCAAGGCGCGCTACACCGAGGACAAGACCTCGGTCAGGGCCCGCGACTGCCTGACATTCCTGAATTCCTGGCTGATCGACCACATCTGCACCACCGACATGAACTACCGCTCGTGGATGATCGGCCATCCGGGCGCCGAGGCGGCCGCCCAGCGGGTGACGCTGACCGGCGGCGGAACGGCCAGGGCCGCCCAGGTGGATTGGTCGAAGCTGCGCGTGCTGCTGGTGGACGACAACGTCAATTTCTGCGAGATCCTGCGCACCATCCTGGGCAGCGTCGGGGTGGCCACCATCTCCGCCGTCCATGACCTGGCCTCCGCCAAGGCGGTGATCGGCCAGGAGCGCCTGGACATCGTGGTGTCCGACTGGCATGTGGGCGAGGAGAGCGGACTGGATCTGGTCAAATGGGTGCGGCGCGGCCCGCCCGATCAGGCGCGGCTGCCGGTGCTGATCCTGTCGGGCCATGAACGCATGGCCAACCGGGACCTGGCCCTGCTGGCCGGGGCCGACGAATTCATGGAAAAGCCCATCTCGGCCCGCAACCTGCTGCTGGGCGTGGCCCGGCTGGTCGGCAAGGCTGCCTAA
- the ilvD gene encoding dihydroxy-acid dehydratase, whose protein sequence is MPAYRSRTSTHGRNMSGARGLWRATGMTDADFGKPIIAIANSFTQFVPGHVHLKDLGQMVAREIEKAGGVAKEFDTIAIDDGIAMGHAGMLYSLPSRELIADSVEYMVNAHCADAMVCISNCDKITPGMLMASLRLNIPTIFISGGPMEAGKVTYKGETHAVDLIDAMIKGADQNVSDEEALAFEKESCPTCGSCSGMFTANSMNCLIEALGLGLPGNGTVVATHSDRKELFLEAGRRIVELAKRAYEGDDSSVLPRSIATFKAFENAMTLDIAMGGSTNTVLHLLAAAQEAGVAFGMSDIDRLSRRVPCLCKVAPNVPDVHIEDVHRAGGIMGILGQLDRGGLINRDCGTVHSRTLAEALDKWDISRSDDPKVHEFYKAAPGGVRTTQAFGQSKRWAEVDKDRAEGVTRSVDNAFSKDGGLAVLFGNLALDGCIVKTAGVDDKNLTFSGPAVICESQDEAVAKILGGQVKAGDVVVVRYEGPRGGPGMQEMLYPTSYLKSMGLGKECALITDGRFSGGTSGLSIGHVSPEAAEGGAIGLIEAGDIIDIDIPNRGIAIRVSDAELEKRRQAMLAKGPKAWKPVDRDRQVSAALKAYAAMTTSAARGAVRDVSQLDR, encoded by the coding sequence ATGCCCGCTTATCGCTCCCGTACCTCCACCCACGGCCGCAACATGTCCGGTGCCCGCGGCCTTTGGCGCGCCACCGGCATGACCGACGCCGATTTCGGCAAGCCGATCATCGCCATCGCCAATTCCTTCACCCAGTTCGTGCCCGGCCACGTGCATCTCAAGGATCTGGGGCAGATGGTGGCCCGCGAGATCGAGAAGGCGGGGGGCGTCGCCAAGGAATTCGACACCATCGCCATCGACGACGGCATCGCCATGGGCCATGCCGGCATGCTGTATTCGCTCCCGTCGCGCGAGCTGATCGCCGATTCGGTGGAGTACATGGTCAACGCCCATTGCGCCGACGCCATGGTCTGCATCTCCAATTGCGACAAGATCACGCCCGGCATGCTGATGGCGTCGTTGCGCCTCAACATTCCCACCATCTTCATCTCGGGCGGCCCCATGGAGGCCGGCAAGGTCACCTACAAGGGCGAGACCCACGCCGTCGATCTGATCGACGCCATGATCAAGGGCGCCGACCAGAACGTCTCCGACGAGGAGGCGCTGGCCTTCGAAAAGGAAAGCTGCCCCACCTGCGGCTCGTGCTCGGGCATGTTCACCGCCAATTCCATGAACTGCCTGATCGAGGCCCTGGGCCTCGGCCTGCCGGGCAACGGCACGGTGGTGGCTACCCATTCCGACCGCAAGGAGCTGTTCCTCGAGGCCGGGCGGCGCATCGTGGAACTGGCCAAGCGGGCCTACGAGGGCGACGATTCTTCCGTGCTGCCGCGCTCCATCGCCACCTTCAAGGCCTTCGAGAACGCCATGACGCTGGACATCGCCATGGGCGGCTCCACCAATACCGTGCTGCATCTGCTGGCGGCGGCGCAGGAGGCGGGCGTCGCCTTCGGCATGAGCGACATCGACCGGCTGTCGCGCCGAGTGCCCTGCCTGTGCAAGGTGGCCCCCAATGTCCCCGACGTCCATATCGAGGATGTCCACCGGGCCGGCGGCATCATGGGCATCCTAGGGCAACTGGACCGGGGCGGGCTGATCAACCGCGACTGCGGCACCGTCCATTCCCGCACCCTGGCCGAGGCCCTGGACAAGTGGGACATCTCGCGTTCCGACGATCCCAAGGTGCATGAATTCTACAAGGCGGCGCCCGGCGGCGTGCGCACCACCCAGGCCTTCGGACAGTCCAAGCGCTGGGCCGAGGTGGACAAGGACCGTGCCGAGGGCGTCACCCGTTCGGTGGACAACGCCTTTTCCAAGGATGGCGGCCTGGCGGTGCTGTTCGGCAACCTGGCTCTCGACGGCTGCATCGTCAAGACCGCCGGCGTGGACGACAAGAACCTGACCTTCTCGGGCCCGGCGGTGATCTGTGAAAGCCAGGACGAGGCGGTGGCCAAGATCCTGGGCGGGCAGGTCAAGGCCGGCGACGTGGTGGTCGTGCGCTACGAAGGTCCGCGCGGCGGGCCGGGCATGCAGGAGATGCTCTATCCCACCAGCTACCTGAAGAGCATGGGCCTGGGCAAGGAATGCGCCCTGATCACCGACGGCCGCTTCTCGGGCGGCACCTCGGGCCTGTCCATCGGCCACGTCTCGCCCGAAGCCGCCGAAGGCGGCGCCATCGGCCTGATCGAAGCCGGGGACATCATTGATATAGATATTCCAAATCGCGGTATTGCAATCCGGGTATCCGATGCCGAACTGGAAAAGCGTCGCCAGGCCATGCTGGCCAAGGGGCCCAAGGCCTGGAAGCCGGTGGACCGCGACCGTCAGGTGTCGGCGGCCCTGAAGGCCTATGCCGCCATGACCACCAGCGCAGCGCGCGGCGCGGTGCGCGACGTTTCGCAGTTGGACCGTTAG
- a CDS encoding haloacid dehalogenase type II: MTLRQAKVCVFDAYGTLFDITGIARSARGELGDKADVLLRVWRRRQLELSWLPLRAGVSADFWRVTDEALDFAMETLKLEDNGLRHRLMEGWLKPDLYPEVVESLARLREMGYRSAILSNGTVRMLEAGTAGLRTHLDAVLSAQSVQRFKPDPLVYQLAATHFGVTPESVCFVSANAWDVSGAAAFGFQVVWINRDNVPPEKLPLGTKATVADLTELPAILGD; encoded by the coding sequence GTGACCCTTCGCCAGGCCAAGGTCTGCGTCTTCGACGCCTATGGAACCCTGTTCGACATCACAGGGATCGCCCGGTCGGCGCGCGGTGAGCTGGGCGACAAGGCGGACGTGCTGCTGCGGGTATGGCGCCGTCGCCAGCTGGAGCTGAGCTGGCTGCCGCTCCGGGCCGGCGTGTCGGCCGATTTCTGGCGGGTGACCGACGAAGCCCTGGATTTCGCCATGGAAACCTTGAAGCTGGAGGATAACGGCCTGCGGCACCGGCTGATGGAAGGATGGCTGAAGCCGGACCTTTATCCCGAGGTGGTCGAATCCCTGGCCCGCCTGCGGGAAATGGGCTACCGCTCGGCCATTCTGTCCAACGGGACGGTTCGCATGCTCGAGGCGGGGACGGCCGGGTTGAGGACTCATCTCGACGCGGTGCTGTCGGCCCAGTCGGTCCAGCGCTTCAAACCGGATCCGCTGGTCTATCAACTGGCGGCGACCCATTTCGGCGTGACGCCGGAAAGCGTATGCTTCGTATCGGCCAATGCCTGGGACGTCAGCGGCGCCGCCGCTTTCGGCTTTCAGGTGGTGTGGATCAACCGCGACAACGTTCCGCCGGAGAAATTGCCGTTGGGAACCAAGGCGACGGTGGCCGATCTGACCGAGCTGCCGGCAATTCTGGGAGACTGA